The following are from one region of the Methanoculleus sp. SDB genome:
- a CDS encoding dihydropteroate synthase, translating into MQSCRIGGLAVGGDAPVRLMGVINCSPESFYSGSYVRPSDVLDCARTFVREGAEIIDIGARSTAPRTPPISVPTEKERIIVALKSLEGTGIRISVDTMHPSVLEACTRYDIAAVNDISGLANPAFAANVADTGLPAICMATFREPGDAVGQDETMNALGNVLSRAEQYGIRDVVLDPGIGRWTAARTVSDDWDLCRNFYRFRELNRPLLAAVSRKTFLGELLNRQPADRLAGSLAVTYSLLEQGAAMVRAHDVPETRDIIRVYEMMRGVR; encoded by the coding sequence ATGCAATCCTGTCGTATAGGCGGACTGGCTGTAGGCGGTGATGCTCCCGTCCGCCTTATGGGCGTGATAAACTGCAGCCCGGAATCATTTTATTCCGGCTCCTACGTCAGACCCTCCGATGTACTGGATTGCGCACGGACATTTGTTCGCGAAGGTGCGGAGATCATAGATATCGGTGCCCGCAGTACAGCGCCGCGTACACCGCCCATCTCTGTTCCCACCGAAAAGGAACGCATTATTGTGGCTCTGAAATCACTTGAGGGGACCGGGATCCGAATCTCGGTGGATACGATGCACCCCTCCGTTCTTGAAGCATGTACGCGGTACGACATCGCTGCGGTTAATGACATCTCAGGGCTCGCCAACCCCGCATTTGCCGCTAACGTTGCGGACACCGGCCTTCCTGCAATCTGCATGGCGACGTTTCGTGAACCGGGAGATGCCGTGGGGCAGGATGAAACAATGAATGCCCTTGGAAACGTGCTTTCCCGCGCCGAACAGTACGGCATTCGTGATGTTGTCCTTGATCCCGGCATCGGCAGGTGGACCGCGGCACGGACCGTTTCAGATGACTGGGATCTCTGCCGAAATTTTTACCGTTTTCGGGAGCTCAACAGGCCTCTGCTGGCCGCAGTTTCACGAAAAACATTTCTCGGCGAGCTCCTCAACCGGCAGCCCGCCGACCGTCTTGCCGGATCACTTGCCGTTACCTACAGCCTGCTCGAACAGGGGGCGGCCATGGTACGCGCTCATGACGTCCCGGAAACCAGGGATATCATTAGAGTATACGAAATGATGAGAGGAGTGCGATGA
- a CDS encoding F420-dependent oxidoreductase, translated as MNESFCVYGLKTRVIGVNDDLASECITAAMAIGGFEDGDILVIAENAVATAEGNIVVLKDITPSQEARSLAERYSMDAGVVEAVLRESDEVVGGIRGFLLCMKNGTLLPNAGIDGSNAPPGTLVKLPENSDASACAIRRTLKERTGASVAVIIADSRTHAMRLGCSGVAIGCSGIEAVLDDRGRPDLFGRALEVTKRAVADNIASAAELVMGEADECIPAAVIRGLGLPLTEGVGIESIEPSECLFMGVALHGNPSLFNRQ; from the coding sequence ATGAACGAATCATTCTGCGTATACGGCCTGAAAACACGGGTAATCGGCGTGAATGACGACCTGGCTTCCGAATGCATCACTGCAGCGATGGCTATCGGAGGCTTTGAAGACGGGGATATTCTCGTCATCGCAGAGAATGCAGTTGCCACCGCGGAAGGAAACATTGTCGTCCTGAAGGACATCACGCCGTCTCAGGAGGCACGCTCGCTCGCCGAACGGTATTCAATGGATGCAGGCGTGGTAGAGGCTGTTCTCCGTGAAAGCGATGAGGTTGTGGGGGGGATCCGGGGATTTCTCCTCTGCATGAAAAACGGAACGCTGCTCCCGAACGCAGGCATTGACGGATCGAATGCACCGCCGGGCACTCTTGTGAAACTTCCGGAAAATTCCGATGCGAGTGCCTGTGCTATACGCCGCACCCTGAAGGAACGTACAGGGGCTTCCGTTGCGGTAATCATTGCAGATTCGAGAACGCATGCAATGCGCCTCGGATGCAGCGGAGTCGCGATCGGCTGTTCGGGGATCGAAGCAGTCCTTGATGACCGGGGCAGACCGGATCTGTTCGGCCGTGCTCTTGAAGTCACCAAACGCGCCGTCGCGGACAATATTGCCTCCGCAGCCGAACTGGTTATGGGAGAAGCGGATGAATGCATTCCGGCAGCAGTCATCCGGGGCCTCGGATTGCCCCTGACGGAGGGGGTGGGAATCGAGAGTATCGAGCCCTCAGAGTGCCTCTTCATGGGTGTTGCGCTGCATGGCAACCCGTCCCTTTTCAATAGACAGTGA
- a CDS encoding bifunctional 5,10-methylene-tetrahydrofolate dehydrogenase/5,10-methylene-tetrahydrofolate cyclohydrolase, giving the protein MILDGKKLSEKRLEILKEHIDESGLYPRLATVIVGDDPASRMYVRMKHRACEKVGIGSIGVELPVDVTTEAVVENVTRLNADPLISGILVQLPLPAGINTERVIEAVSPEKDADGFHPVNLGSLFSGRPRFVPCTPGGIMTMLSEYGFECEGQRAVVVGRSIDVGRPMAALLLNADATVTICHSKTKNLAEEMRAADILVSAVGRARFVTADMVKDNAVVIDVGINRDADGRLCGDVDYDAVMKKAAAVTPVPGGVGPMTIATLMENTFKAARLLACNPVV; this is encoded by the coding sequence ATGATTCTCGACGGAAAAAAACTCTCGGAAAAACGCCTTGAAATCCTCAAGGAGCATATCGATGAGTCAGGGCTGTATCCCCGTCTTGCCACGGTGATCGTGGGTGACGATCCCGCATCGCGGATGTATGTCCGCATGAAACACCGTGCATGCGAGAAGGTGGGGATCGGATCAATCGGTGTGGAGCTCCCGGTTGATGTTACGACGGAAGCCGTTGTGGAGAATGTCACACGGTTAAACGCGGATCCGCTCATCAGCGGAATTCTCGTGCAGCTCCCTCTTCCGGCCGGAATCAATACGGAACGAGTGATCGAGGCAGTCTCGCCGGAAAAGGACGCAGACGGATTTCACCCGGTAAATCTCGGCAGCCTCTTTTCAGGGCGGCCGCGATTCGTACCCTGCACACCGGGCGGTATTATGACCATGCTTTCGGAGTATGGCTTTGAGTGCGAGGGACAACGTGCCGTGGTCGTGGGAAGAAGCATTGACGTCGGGCGGCCGATGGCTGCTCTGCTTCTTAATGCCGATGCAACCGTGACAATCTGTCATTCGAAAACGAAAAATCTCGCCGAAGAGATGAGGGCAGCCGATATTCTCGTCAGTGCCGTGGGCAGGGCACGGTTCGTCACGGCGGATATGGTGAAGGACAATGCAGTTGTCATCGATGTCGGCATCAACCGTGATGCGGACGGTAGACTCTGCGGCGACGTGGACTATGATGCCGTCATGAAAAAAGCAGCCGCAGTAACCCCGGTGCCGGGCGGCGTCGGCCCGATGACCATTGCAACGCTGATGGAGAACACCTTTAAGGCAGCCAGGTTGTTGGCATGCAATCCTGTCGTATAG
- a CDS encoding 2-phospho-L-lactate guanylyltransferase — translation MFVRAIIPFKPENPKTRLSCMMNREEREAFARVMLDDVISAVCDAGCRITLLCTHPFTHPRADTVVKDLGLNEALNECLATLREPVLIIMSDLPLASPESIHRLISTQCDLAIVPGRGGGTNALFIRRPWDFHVDYYGASFLDHMAIAEKKGLTVEIVDSFRLHTDVDEKEDLVEIFLHGRQKSRKFLTDCGFSLSIEKGRVAMQRNTHEEAL, via the coding sequence ATGTTTGTCCGGGCCATTATTCCCTTCAAGCCGGAAAATCCCAAAACGAGACTCTCCTGCATGATGAACCGGGAGGAACGTGAAGCGTTTGCCCGGGTAATGCTTGACGACGTTATTTCCGCAGTCTGCGATGCAGGATGCCGTATTACCCTGCTCTGTACTCACCCGTTCACCCATCCCCGCGCCGATACGGTTGTCAAGGACCTCGGACTGAATGAAGCACTTAACGAATGTCTCGCCACGCTTCGGGAGCCGGTGCTGATTATCATGTCCGATCTTCCGCTGGCCTCCCCGGAATCAATACACCGACTCATCTCCACGCAGTGCGATCTCGCGATCGTACCGGGTCGCGGGGGAGGAACGAATGCACTGTTCATCCGGCGCCCATGGGATTTCCATGTGGATTACTATGGCGCAAGTTTTCTCGACCACATGGCGATTGCCGAAAAAAAAGGTCTGACGGTCGAGATCGTCGATTCGTTCCGTCTTCATACGGATGTGGATGAAAAAGAGGATCTCGTGGAGATATTTCTGCATGGAAGGCAGAAAAGCAGAAAATTTCTCACCGATTGCGGTTTTTCACTGTCTATTGAAAAGGGACGGGTTGCCATGCAGCGCAACACCCATGAAGAGGCACTCTGA